From one Brachypodium distachyon strain Bd21 chromosome 4, Brachypodium_distachyon_v3.0, whole genome shotgun sequence genomic stretch:
- the LOC100828440 gene encoding receptor-like protein kinase HAIKU2: MASAAHLFFLASVILHLHAASAATPSSELAALLKFKASLTVPSTSASFFASWDPAATSPCNFTGVTCSSGAVTAISVADLNVSSSAAVPFASLCAALGSLTTLSLPSNSLSGSIAGVTACAKLTELTLAFNVFSGAVPDLSPLTSLRVLNLSQNAFSGAFPWRSLSSMPGLVVLAAGDNLFLDETPTFPEQITKLASLTALYLSAANIAGEIPPSIGNLVNLTDLELADNHLTGPIPASMAKLVNLKSLELYNNNLTGPFPPGFGKMTKLQYLDASANKLTGGLSEIRTLTKLVSLQLFFNGFSDEVPAELGEEFKDLVNLSLYNNNLSGELPRNLGRWSEFDFIDVSTNQLSGPIPPDMCRRGTMKKLLMLENRFSGEIPLSYGGCRTLTRFRVSSNELSGEVPAGIWALPEVEIVDLAENEFTGGIGDRIGEASSLTNLILAKNKFSGEIPWSIGDAMNLQKLDLSGNGFSGEIPGSIGKMKNLDSVNVEGNEISGAIPGSIGGCFSLTAVNFAGNRIAGEIPPELGEMTRLNSLDLSRNEMTGEIPASLAELKLSYLNLSENRLQGPVPAALAIAAYGESFVGNPGLCSAGNGNGFLRRCSPRAGGRREASAAVVRTLITCLLGGMAVLLAVLGVAIFVRKRREAEAAAAMAASASGTKLFGKKGSWSVKSFSRMRLTAFDEREIVAGVRDENLIGRGGSGNVYRVKLGTGAVVAVKHITRTTMAGTTSAAAAPMLRPSPSASARRCREFEAEVGTLSSVRHVNVVKLLCSVTSSEDGGNGGDGARLLVYEHLPNGSLQERLPELRWPERYEVAVGAARGLEYLHHGNGDRPILHRDVKSSNILLDADFKPRIADFGLAKILHDSAAAATAPEAYSSGSGVVAGTVGYMAPEYGYTRKVTEKSDVYSFGVVLLELVTGQAAIVGGCEEDIVEWVSRRLREKAVVVDGKAVTEDWEKEEAARVLRVAGMCTSRTPAMRPSMRNVVQMLEDAAIGREYYYSAGSATSDEKMTAAVEVKVVR; encoded by the coding sequence ATGGCGTCCGCCGcccacctcttcttcctcgcctccgtcatcctccatctccacgccgcctccgccgcgacgCCATCGTCCGAGCTCGCCGCGCTGCTGAAATTCAAGGCGTCCCTCACGGTCCCTTCCACCTCCGCTTCCTTCTTCGCCTCCTGGGACCCCGCCGCGACATCCCCCTGCAACTTCACCGGCGTCACctgctcctccggcgccgtcACCGCCATCTCCGTCGCGGACCTCaacgtctcctcctccgccgccgtccccttCGCGTCCCTCTGCGCCGCCCTCGGTTCCCTCACAaccctctccctcccctccaACTCCCTCTCCGGCTCCATCGCCGGCGTCACGGCCTGCGCCAAGCTCACCGAGCTCACCCTGGCCTTCAacgtcttctccggcgccgtccCGGACCTCTCGCCGCTCACAAGCCTCCGCGTCCTCAACCTCTCCCAGAACGCCTTCTCCGGCGCCTTCCCCTGGCGTTCCCTCTCGTCCATGcccggcctcgtcgtcctcgcggCCGGCGACaacctcttcctcgacgagaCCCCAACCTTCCCGGAGCAGATCACGAAGCTCGCCAGCCTCACCGCACTCTACCTCTCCGCCGCCAACATCGCCGGCGAGATCCCGCCCTCCATCGGCAACCTCGTCAACCTCACCGACCTCGAGCTCGCCGACAACCACCTGACAGGCCCAATCCCGGCGTCCATGGCGAAGCTCGTGAACCTCAAGTCGCTCGAGCTCTACAACAACAACCTCACGGGACCCTTCCCGCCTGGGTTCGGGAAGATGACCAAGCTCCAGTACCTCGACGCGTCGGCCAACAAGCTCACCGGGGGGCTGTCGGAGATACGAACTCTCACGAAGCTCGTGTCGCTGCAGCTCTTCTTCAACGGCTTCTCCGATGAAGTGCCCGCGGAGCTCGGCGAGGAGTTCAAGGACCTGGTCAACCTCTCGCTCTACAACAACAACCTCTCCGGCGAGCTGCCAAGGAACCTCGGGCGGTGGTCGGAGTTCGACTTCATCGACGTCTCCACCAACCAGCTCTCGGGGCCCATCCCGCCGGACATGTGCCGCCGCGGCACCATGAAGAAGCTGCTCATGCTCGAGAACAGATTCTCCGGGGAGATTCCGTTGAGCTATGGCGGGTGCAGGACGCTGACGAGGTTCAGGGTGAGCAGCAACGAGCTTTCCGGGGAAGTTCCGGCGGGGATTTGGGCGCTGCCGGAGGTCGAGATCGTCGATCTCGCAGAGAACGAGTTCACCGGCGGGATTGGGGATCGGATTGGGGAAGCGAGTTCGCTGACGAATTTGATCCTCGCTAAGAACAAGTTCTCCGGGGAGATTCCGTGGAGCATCGGCGACGCCATGAATCTGCAGAAGCTCGATTTGTCCGGGAACGGATTTTCAGGGGAGATTCCGGGGAGCATCGGGAAGATGAAGAATCTCGACAGCGTCAATGTCGAGGGGAATGAGATTTCTGGGGCGATTCCGGGGAGTATTGGGGGCTGTTTCTCGCTGACGGCGGTGAATTTCGCCGGGAATAGAATCGCGGGGGAGATTCCGCCGGAGCTGGGGGAGATGACGAGGCTGAATTCGCTGGACTTGTCGAGGAATGAGATGACAGGGGAGATACCGGCGAGCTTGGCGGAGCTCAAGCTGAGCTACCTGAACCTGTCGGAGAACCGGCTTCAAGGCCCCGTGCCCGCGGCGCTCGCCATTGCCGCCTATGGGGAGAGCTTCGTAGGGAACCCCGGCCTCTGCTCCGCCGGGAACGGCAACGGattcctccgccgctgctcgccgcgGGCTGGCGGGAGGCGGGAGGCGAGCGCCGCCGTGGTCCGGACGCTCATCACGTGCCTCCTCGGCGGCATGGCCGTGCTGCTCGCCGTGCTCGGGGTGGCGATCTTCGTGAGGAAGCGGCGCGaagcagaggcggcggcggccatggcggcatCGGCGTCGGGGACGAAGCTGTTCGGGAAGAAGGGGTCGTGGAGCGTGAAGTCCTTCTCGAGGATGCGGCTGACGGCGTTCGACGAGCGCGAGATCGTGGCCGGAGTCCGGGACGAGAACCTCATCGGCCGCGGAGGCTCCGGGAACGTGTACCGCGTGAAgctcggcaccggcgccgtcgtcgccgtgaAGCACATCACGCGGACCACCATGGCCGGCAccacgagcgccgccgccgcgcccatgCTCCGGCCAtcgccgtcggcgtcggcgaggaggtgCCGGGAGTTCGAGGCGGAGGTGGGCACGCTGAGCTCGGTGCGGCATGTCAACGTGGTGAAGCTGCTGTGCAGCGTGACGAGCTCGGAGGACGGTGGCAATGGCGGCGACGGGGCGAGGCTGCTGGTGTACGAGCACCTCCCGAACGGCAGCCTGCAGGAGCGTCTCCCGGAGCTCCGGTGGCCGGAGCGGTACGAGGTCGCCGTGGGGGCCGCCAGGGGGCTGGAGTACCTCCACCACGGCAACGGCGACCGCCCGATCCTCCACCGCGACGTCAAGTCCAGCAAcatcctcctcgacgccgacTTCAAGCCCCGCATCGCCGACTTCGGCCTCGCCAAGATCCTCCAcgacagcgccgccgccgccacggcacCGGAGGCGTACTCGTCCGGGTCCGGCGTGGTGGCGGGGACCGTGGGGTACATGGCGCCGGAGTACGGGTACACGCGCAAGGTGACGGAGAAGagcgacgtgtacagcttcggcgtCGTGCTGCTGGAGCTCGTCACGGGGCAGGCGGCGATCGTGGGCGGCTGCGAGGAGGACATCGTGGAGTGGGTGtcgcggcggctgcgggagAAGGCGGTCGTGGTGGACGGGAAGGCGGTGACGGAGGattgggagaaggaggaggcggcgagggtgCTGCGGGTGGCCGGGATGTGCACGAGCCGGACGCCGGCGATGAGGCCGTCGATGCGCAACGTGGTGCAGATGCTGGAGGACGCTGCCATTGGCCGGGAGTACTACTACTCCGCCGGTAGCGCCACCTCCGACGAGAAGATgaccgccgccgtggaggtcAAAGTCGTCCGCTGA
- the LOC112272310 gene encoding uncharacterized protein LOC112272310: MDQSPMRWTSLSVSQTSSGSPAARCAGGGLRRANPSPPYCKGGGGGRGASNSTPASSTVAAAARPIAPSLATITVVMMTKMMIQYYNTLKRRFDTINTSTGNLNRQFMFSATNRFSCAKLVCISSGEPKRKDRAQDYY, encoded by the exons ATGGACCAGAGCCCAATGCGATGGACCAGCTTGTCAGTATCACAAACCTCTTCCGGCTCTCCAGCGGCCCGTTGTGCCGGCGGAGGTCTCCGGCGAGCGAATCCATCGCCGCCGTATTgcaaaggcggcggcggcggacgagggGCTTCGAACTCCACTCCGGCTTCTTCTACCGTGGCCGCAGCCGCCAGGCCCATCGCTCCCTCTCTG GCGACAATTACTGTTGTCATGATGACGAAGATGATGATACAATACTACAATACGTT GAAGAGGAGATTTGATACAATTAACACCTCCACCGGCAACCTAAATAGACAGTTCATGTTTTCAGCGACCAACAG GTTCTCCTGTGCCAAATTGGTTTGCATCTCTAGTGGTGAACCAAAACGCAAAGATCGAGCCCAAGACTACTACTAA